The Streptomyces sp. NBC_01689 genome includes a window with the following:
- a CDS encoding NAD-dependent formate dehydrogenase, whose protein sequence is MAKVLCVLYDDPTDGYPTTYARDDLPAIDHYPGGQTTPTPKATDFTPGRLLGSVTGELGLRRFLEERGHTLVVTSDKDGDGSVFDRELPDTDVVISQPFWPAYLTPERIAAAKNLKLAITAGIGSDHVDLDAAIEHGVTVAEVTYCNSISVAEHVVMMTLSLVRNYLPSHRVVLDGGWNIADCVARSYDLEGMHVGTVAAGRIGLAVLRRLAPFDVKLHYTDRHRLPEAVERQLGLTFHPTTADMVPHCDVVTVNAPLHPETEGLFGDELLATMKRGAYLINTARALIVDRDAVGRALRSGQLAGYAGDVWYPQPAPADHPWRTMPHHGMTPHISGSSLSAQARYAAGTREILESWLDGTPIRDEYLIVDGAGLAGTGAHSYSTATAPTAPPATTA, encoded by the coding sequence ATGGCCAAGGTGCTCTGTGTGCTGTACGACGACCCGACCGACGGATATCCGACGACGTACGCCCGCGACGACCTGCCCGCCATCGACCACTATCCCGGCGGGCAGACCACGCCGACTCCCAAGGCCACCGACTTCACGCCGGGCCGGCTGCTCGGCAGTGTGACGGGTGAACTCGGCCTGCGGCGCTTCCTGGAGGAACGCGGACACACCCTGGTCGTCACCTCCGACAAGGACGGCGACGGCTCGGTCTTCGACCGCGAACTGCCCGACACCGACGTGGTGATCTCCCAGCCGTTCTGGCCGGCGTACCTGACCCCCGAGCGGATCGCCGCCGCGAAGAACCTGAAGCTCGCGATCACGGCCGGCATCGGCTCCGACCACGTCGACCTCGACGCCGCCATCGAGCACGGTGTCACGGTGGCCGAGGTGACGTACTGCAACAGCATCAGCGTCGCCGAGCACGTCGTCATGATGACGCTCTCCCTGGTCCGCAACTACCTTCCCTCGCACCGAGTGGTCCTGGACGGCGGCTGGAACATCGCGGACTGCGTGGCCCGTTCGTACGACCTGGAGGGCATGCACGTCGGCACGGTCGCCGCCGGACGCATCGGGCTCGCGGTGCTGCGCCGTCTCGCGCCCTTCGACGTGAAGCTGCACTACACCGACCGGCACCGGCTGCCGGAGGCGGTCGAGCGGCAACTCGGCCTGACCTTCCACCCGACCACGGCCGACATGGTGCCGCACTGCGACGTGGTCACCGTCAACGCGCCCCTGCACCCGGAGACGGAAGGGCTGTTCGGGGACGAGCTGCTCGCGACGATGAAGCGCGGCGCGTATCTGATCAACACGGCGCGGGCCCTGATCGTGGACCGGGACGCGGTGGGACGCGCGCTGCGCAGCGGGCAGTTGGCGGGGTACGCGGGTGACGTCTGGTACCCGCAGCCCGCGCCGGCCGACCATCCCTGGCGCACCATGCCGCACCACGGCATGACCCCGCACATCTCGGGCTCCTCGCTCTCCGCCCAGGCCCGCTACGCGGCGGGCACCCGGGAGATCCTGGAGTCGTGGCTCGACGGCACCCCGATCCGGGACGAGTACCTGATCGTCGACGGCGCCGGCCTCGCGGGCACGGGGGCGCACTCCTACTCGACGGCCACGGCGCCGACGGCACCTCCGGCGACCACGGCCTGA
- a CDS encoding TOBE domain-containing protein: protein MQSYTIGQAARLLGVSPDTARRWADAGRITTRRDEGGRRVIDGRDLAAFSVDLAKTGEEDETSYTSVRNAFPGIVTAVKLGDVAAQVEIQAGPHRLVSLLTREAVEELGLEVGVEATARVKSTNVHIDRT from the coding sequence ATGCAGTCCTACACCATCGGTCAGGCCGCCCGGCTGCTCGGCGTGAGCCCGGACACCGCGCGGCGGTGGGCGGACGCCGGGCGCATCACCACGCGTCGCGACGAGGGCGGCCGGCGTGTCATCGACGGACGCGACCTCGCGGCCTTCTCCGTCGATCTGGCGAAGACCGGCGAGGAGGACGAGACGTCCTACACCTCGGTGCGCAACGCCTTCCCGGGCATCGTCACCGCCGTCAAACTCGGCGACGTGGCGGCCCAGGTGGAGATCCAGGCCGGACCGCACCGGCTGGTCTCCCTGCTGACCCGGGAGGCCGTCGAGGAACTCGGCCTGGAGGTCGGCGTGGAGGCCACCGCCCGTGTGAAGTCCACCAACGTGCACATCGACCGGACCTGA
- a CDS encoding ABC transporter ATP-binding protein, producing MTGVNPDPTTGGTPEPVARPEPVTEARPPGGPDPLAKPDAAPERGPDPVRDHGLDARLVVDRGAFHLDVALNVAPGDVVALLGPNGAGKTTALRALAGLTPLSRGGRLRLDGVPLDRTPPESRPVGVVFQDYLLFPHLTALDNVAFGPRCQGVPKAEARALAADWLDRMGVADHAGVRPRRLSGGQAQRVALARALAIRPRLLLLDEPLAALDARTRLDVRAGLRRHLAEFEAVAVLVTHDPLDAMVLADRLVVVEHGRVVQEGTPSDIARRPRTDYIAQLVGLNLYRGTAEGHTVRLDAGPAITTTEEPAGPVFVAFPPGAVTLYRDRPTGSSARNLWRCEVAGLETHGDQIRVDLTGELPLAADLTTVAAAELGLQTGTPVWATVKAAQTHAYPA from the coding sequence ATGACGGGAGTGAACCCCGACCCCACGACGGGCGGAACCCCGGAGCCGGTGGCGAGGCCGGAACCGGTCACGGAAGCGCGGCCGCCCGGGGGGCCGGACCCGCTCGCGAAGCCGGACGCCGCGCCGGAGCGGGGGCCGGACCCGGTGCGGGACCATGGGCTCGACGCCCGGCTCGTCGTCGACCGTGGCGCCTTCCACCTGGACGTGGCACTGAACGTCGCCCCCGGTGACGTGGTCGCGCTCCTCGGACCGAACGGCGCCGGGAAGACCACCGCGCTGCGGGCCCTGGCCGGACTCACCCCGCTCTCCCGCGGCGGCCGGCTCCGCCTGGACGGTGTCCCGCTGGACCGCACGCCGCCGGAGTCCCGTCCGGTCGGCGTCGTCTTCCAGGACTACCTGCTCTTCCCGCACCTGACGGCCCTGGACAACGTCGCGTTCGGGCCGCGCTGTCAGGGCGTGCCGAAAGCGGAGGCACGGGCGCTGGCCGCCGACTGGCTCGACCGGATGGGGGTGGCCGACCACGCCGGCGTCAGACCGCGCCGGCTCTCCGGCGGACAGGCCCAGCGCGTCGCCCTCGCCCGGGCGCTGGCCATCAGGCCCCGGCTGCTCCTTCTCGACGAGCCGCTCGCGGCGCTCGACGCCCGCACCCGCCTCGACGTGCGCGCCGGACTCCGGCGCCATCTCGCCGAGTTCGAGGCCGTCGCCGTGCTCGTCACCCACGACCCGCTCGACGCGATGGTGCTGGCCGACCGGCTGGTCGTCGTCGAGCACGGCCGCGTGGTCCAGGAGGGGACGCCCTCGGACATCGCCCGCCGCCCGCGCACGGACTACATCGCCCAGCTGGTCGGGCTCAACCTCTACCGGGGCACGGCCGAAGGGCACACCGTACGACTGGACGCGGGCCCGGCGATCACCACCACCGAGGAGCCGGCCGGCCCCGTCTTCGTGGCCTTCCCGCCCGGCGCCGTCACCCTGTACCGCGACCGGCCGACCGGCTCCAGCGCGCGCAACCTGTGGCGGTGCGAGGTCGCCGGTCTGGAGACGCACGGCGACCAGATCCGCGTGGACCTCACGGGTGAACTCCCGCTGGCCGCCGACCTGACGACCGTCGCCGCGGCCGAACTCGGCCTGCAGACGGGCACGCCGGTCTGGGCGACGGTCAAAGCCGCCCAGACACACGCGTATCCGGCGTAG
- a CDS encoding molybdopterin-dependent oxidoreductase: MRRARAALSGLLAGYAALAFAELVSAFVRPEAGPVVAVGSAAIDRTPTPVKDWAIRHFGTDDKLVLQLGILAALAALAILLGLLAKAHRRTGAAGVLVFGVVGAAAALSRPDSTGATDALPSVAGALTGGLLLYWLAGRPSVTGHLDAAPADRPGGDRPVAADDTVGGPATPREPGWDRRGFLLSATAAAAASTGAGALGRSLNGSRGRDAVAARDKVILPAPGSPATPVPRRAGLRIPGVGPFLTPTEDFYRVDTALVVPRIDATTWRLRVHGKGVTRPVSLSFDDLLRRELIERDITLTCVSNEVGGPYVGNARWIGVRLADLLAECGVTPPSKGGPADQLVARSVDGMTIGSPVDDVMDGRDALLAVGMNGRPLPFEHGFPVRMVVPGLYGYVSACKWIQDIELTTFDAYDPYWVKRDWARRAPIKTQSRIDTPKPFARPRAGTVMVAGVAWAQHRGVREVEVRVDDGPWQRARLAAEDTVDTWRQWSFPWEATKGGHTLTVRATDGTGRVQTALRTRTVPDGAGGRHSVVVTVD, translated from the coding sequence ATGCGGCGGGCGCGTGCCGCGCTGAGCGGACTGCTCGCCGGCTACGCGGCCCTGGCCTTCGCCGAGTTGGTGTCCGCGTTCGTACGTCCGGAGGCCGGACCGGTCGTGGCCGTCGGGTCGGCGGCGATCGACCGGACACCGACGCCCGTGAAGGACTGGGCGATCCGCCACTTCGGCACGGACGACAAACTCGTTCTGCAACTCGGAATTCTCGCCGCGCTCGCCGCCCTGGCGATCCTGCTCGGTCTCCTCGCGAAGGCCCACCGCCGGACCGGCGCGGCCGGAGTGCTCGTGTTCGGCGTCGTCGGCGCGGCGGCCGCGCTCAGCCGTCCGGACTCCACGGGCGCGACCGACGCGCTGCCGTCCGTGGCGGGCGCGTTGACGGGCGGTCTGCTGCTGTACTGGCTCGCCGGCCGTCCGTCCGTGACCGGGCATCTCGACGCCGCGCCGGCCGACCGGCCCGGCGGGGACCGTCCCGTGGCGGCCGACGACACCGTCGGCGGGCCCGCCACGCCGAGGGAACCCGGCTGGGACCGGCGCGGCTTCCTGCTGTCCGCCACAGCGGCCGCCGCGGCCTCCACCGGCGCCGGAGCGCTGGGACGGTCGCTGAACGGCAGCCGCGGCCGTGACGCGGTGGCCGCCCGCGACAAGGTGATCCTGCCCGCACCCGGCTCTCCGGCGACCCCCGTTCCCCGCCGCGCGGGGCTGCGGATTCCCGGCGTCGGTCCGTTCCTGACGCCGACCGAGGACTTCTACCGGGTCGACACGGCCCTGGTCGTGCCCAGGATCGACGCCACCACCTGGCGGCTGCGCGTCCACGGCAAGGGGGTGACCCGGCCGGTGTCACTCTCCTTCGACGACCTGCTGCGCCGTGAACTGATCGAGCGCGACATCACGTTGACCTGCGTGTCCAACGAGGTCGGCGGCCCCTACGTGGGCAACGCGCGCTGGATCGGGGTACGGCTGGCGGATCTGCTGGCCGAGTGCGGGGTGACACCCCCCTCGAAGGGCGGTCCGGCCGATCAGCTGGTCGCCCGCTCGGTCGACGGCATGACCATCGGAAGCCCGGTCGACGACGTGATGGACGGCCGGGACGCGCTGCTCGCCGTCGGCATGAACGGCCGGCCGCTCCCCTTCGAGCACGGTTTCCCGGTCCGCATGGTGGTGCCCGGCCTCTACGGCTACGTGTCCGCGTGCAAGTGGATCCAGGACATCGAGCTCACCACCTTCGACGCCTACGACCCGTACTGGGTGAAACGGGACTGGGCGCGCAGGGCACCGATCAAGACCCAGTCCCGGATCGACACGCCCAAGCCGTTCGCCCGTCCGCGGGCGGGCACGGTGATGGTCGCCGGGGTCGCCTGGGCCCAGCACCGCGGTGTCCGCGAGGTGGAGGTGCGGGTCGACGACGGCCCCTGGCAGCGGGCCCGTCTCGCCGCCGAGGACACCGTCGACACCTGGCGGCAGTGGTCCTTCCCGTGGGAGGCGACCAAGGGCGGTCACACGCTGACCGTCCGGGCCACCGACGGCACCGGCCGGGTACAGACCGCGCTGCGGACCCGGACCGTCCCGGACGGCGCCGGCGGCCGGCACTCGGTGGTGGTGACCGTGGACTGA
- the modB gene encoding molybdate ABC transporter permease subunit → MTEPDRADAEVLVRGDTPGDGPRRPRVRPRVRAVALPRIRPSGRPGVRGGVPLPLLLPALVGLAFLLLPLIALLVRAPWRGLPDLLTSTAVWQALQLSLVCATAATGVSLVLGVPLAWLLARTDFPGRGFVRALVTLPLVLPPVVGGVALLLALGRNGVVGQWLDAWFGITLPFTTTGVVVAEAFVAMPFLVISVEGTLRAADPRYEEAAATLGASRFTAFRRVTLPLIAPGIAAGAVLAWARALGEFGATITFAGNFPGRTQTMPLAVYLALQSDPDAAIALSLVLLVVSIAVLAGLRDRWMTGAA, encoded by the coding sequence GTGACCGAACCGGACCGTGCGGACGCCGAGGTTCTCGTGCGGGGCGACACCCCGGGCGACGGACCCCGGCGTCCGCGCGTCCGGCCACGCGTCCGGGCGGTGGCCCTCCCCCGGATCCGGCCGTCCGGCCGCCCGGGTGTCCGGGGCGGGGTGCCGCTGCCGCTGCTCCTGCCGGCCCTCGTCGGCCTGGCGTTCCTGCTGCTGCCGCTGATCGCGCTGCTCGTACGGGCTCCCTGGCGCGGCCTGCCGGACCTGCTGACCAGTACCGCGGTGTGGCAGGCCCTGCAGCTCTCCCTGGTCTGCGCGACCGCGGCGACCGGGGTGAGCCTGGTCCTGGGCGTGCCCCTGGCCTGGCTCCTCGCCCGCACCGACTTCCCCGGACGGGGGTTCGTCCGCGCGCTGGTGACCCTGCCCCTCGTCCTGCCGCCCGTGGTCGGCGGTGTGGCACTGCTCCTGGCGCTGGGGCGCAACGGTGTGGTCGGGCAGTGGCTGGACGCCTGGTTCGGGATCACGCTGCCGTTCACCACGACGGGGGTGGTGGTCGCGGAGGCGTTCGTGGCGATGCCGTTCCTGGTCATCAGCGTGGAGGGCACGCTCCGGGCGGCCGACCCGCGGTACGAGGAGGCCGCCGCGACGCTCGGCGCCTCCCGGTTCACCGCGTTCCGCCGGGTCACCCTGCCGCTGATCGCGCCGGGCATCGCGGCGGGCGCCGTCCTCGCCTGGGCCCGCGCGCTCGGCGAGTTCGGGGCGACCATCACCTTCGCCGGCAACTTCCCCGGCCGTACCCAGACCATGCCGCTCGCCGTCTACCTGGCCCTGCAGAGCGACCCCGACGCGGCGATCGCGCTCAGCCTGGTGCTGCTCGTCGTGTCGATCGCGGTCCTCGCCGGACTGCGGGACCGCTGGATGACGGGGGCGGCATGA
- a CDS encoding universal stress protein, which yields MSEAERRRVVVGVSGSLGSLAALHRGAAEAHRRGAGLVAVGAWEPPRGALTHPSSMLAPPVAEFRELAAERLRAALDTAFGGAGPGVPLRVVAVWDRPGRALVRVADRAGDLLVIGAGRRGRVHRALLPSVARYCLAHASCPVLAVPRSPLHRELAAVRRRVSLRLPLNAGELTDGRS from the coding sequence ATGAGCGAGGCGGAGCGGCGACGTGTCGTGGTGGGGGTCAGCGGTTCGCTGGGCAGCCTCGCGGCCCTGCACCGGGGCGCGGCCGAGGCGCACCGCAGGGGTGCCGGGCTGGTGGCCGTGGGCGCGTGGGAGCCGCCACGAGGAGCGCTCACGCATCCGAGTTCGATGCTCGCGCCGCCCGTGGCCGAGTTCCGGGAGCTGGCGGCCGAACGGCTGCGTGCCGCCCTGGACACAGCCTTCGGCGGCGCCGGGCCCGGAGTGCCGCTGCGGGTGGTGGCCGTGTGGGACCGGCCGGGGCGCGCCCTGGTGCGGGTCGCCGACCGTGCCGGTGACCTCCTGGTGATCGGCGCCGGGCGCCGTGGCAGGGTGCACCGCGCGCTGCTTCCCTCGGTGGCGCGCTACTGCCTCGCGCACGCCTCCTGTCCGGTGCTGGCCGTGCCCCGCTCCCCGCTGCACCGCGAACTCGCCGCGGTGCGGCGCCGGGTCAGCCTACGCCTGCCGCTGAACGCGGGAGAGCTGACGGACGGCCGCTCCTGA
- a CDS encoding LysR family transcriptional regulator — MLLRQLEYLVALARERHFARAAAACFVSQPSLSAAIRRLEHELGVPIVRRGRRYEGLTPEGEVVLAWAHRILAERDALHQELSALRGGLTGTLRLGIVPTALPAASLLTTPFCERHPGVRVSLESLSSVDISHGLAEFELDAAMTYLDDDGLRHMRRFPLYEERYVLLTPVDGPLATASTARWSRAAGLPLCLLNPRMRNRRIIDECFAADGATAAPTIESDSVAGLYAQLPGGRWSSVISHAWLHMFGVPDGMRVVPLEGPAHGPRVGLVVARDDPPSVLAEALVKVAREAGARDALDALLTSYLGTARS; from the coding sequence ATGCTGCTGCGTCAGCTGGAGTACCTGGTCGCGCTCGCCCGGGAGCGGCACTTCGCCCGCGCGGCGGCCGCCTGCTTCGTGTCGCAGCCCTCGCTGTCCGCCGCGATCCGCCGCCTCGAACACGAGCTGGGCGTGCCGATCGTGCGCCGGGGGCGGCGGTACGAGGGGCTGACCCCGGAGGGCGAGGTGGTGCTGGCCTGGGCGCATCGCATCCTCGCCGAGCGCGACGCGCTGCACCAGGAGCTGTCGGCGCTGCGCGGCGGCCTGACCGGCACCCTGCGTCTGGGCATCGTGCCCACCGCGCTGCCCGCGGCCTCCCTCCTGACCACCCCGTTCTGTGAGCGTCACCCGGGGGTCCGGGTCAGTCTGGAGTCCCTGTCGTCCGTGGACATCTCCCACGGGCTGGCCGAGTTCGAGCTCGACGCGGCGATGACGTACCTCGACGACGACGGGCTGCGGCACATGCGGCGCTTCCCGCTGTACGAGGAGCGGTACGTGCTGCTGACCCCGGTGGACGGCCCGCTGGCCACGGCGTCGACGGCCCGCTGGTCCCGTGCGGCCGGGCTGCCGCTGTGTCTGCTCAATCCCCGGATGCGCAACCGCCGCATCATCGACGAGTGCTTTGCCGCGGACGGCGCGACGGCGGCGCCCACGATCGAGTCCGACAGCGTGGCCGGACTGTACGCGCAGCTGCCGGGCGGCCGCTGGTCCAGCGTGATCTCACACGCGTGGCTGCACATGTTCGGCGTGCCGGACGGCATGCGGGTGGTGCCCCTCGAAGGGCCCGCGCACGGGCCGCGGGTGGGGCTCGTGGTGGCGCGGGACGACCCCCCGTCCGTCCTGGCGGAGGCGCTGGTGAAGGTGGCGCGCGAGGCGGGTGCACGGGACGCGCTGGACGCCCTGCTGACCAGCTACCTGGGTACCGCGCGGAGTTGA
- a CDS encoding molybdopterin-dependent oxidoreductase, with the protein MSRSLTHPPAHSLATVALTGDLARPARLTVPDLLGWPQHRARVSFECATSGVQHHRFEGPLLHDVLRDAGPGFDPARRKDRLRFLIAVGGADGHHALLTWAEIDPDFAHAPVLLAVGADGTPLDLAGPQLVLPQDRCGARHISRIDTIHVDGRYGPARPWT; encoded by the coding sequence GTGAGCCGGTCCCTGACACATCCGCCCGCGCACTCGCTCGCGACGGTCGCCCTGACCGGGGACCTCGCCCGCCCGGCCCGGCTGACCGTGCCCGATCTGCTGGGCTGGCCCCAGCACCGCGCCCGGGTCAGTTTCGAGTGCGCCACCAGCGGCGTGCAGCACCACCGCTTCGAGGGCCCGCTGCTGCACGACGTGCTGCGCGACGCAGGCCCCGGCTTCGATCCCGCCCGCCGCAAGGACCGCCTGCGCTTCCTCATCGCGGTGGGCGGCGCGGACGGCCATCACGCCCTGCTCACCTGGGCCGAGATCGACCCCGACTTCGCCCACGCCCCCGTGCTCCTCGCGGTCGGCGCCGACGGCACCCCGCTGGACCTGGCCGGCCCCCAGCTCGTGCTGCCCCAGGACCGCTGCGGCGCGCGGCACATCAGCCGCATCGACACCATCCACGTGGACGGCCGCTACGGTCCCGCACGCCCATGGACGTGA
- a CDS encoding L,D-transpeptidase family protein, translating to MSFSINRTGGVRPGTAAVVLILSVALTGCGSGTGSAGGARTAAADAPAAASGTTQARPSRPSAGSGAPGSATAARLPGLGARTLAAVPRTARQVVLVTGRGRNSPVSEATLYRRTDTGWEAGAQWPAHNALRGWTDDHHSGDLRSPIGVFALTDAGGRLSDPGSRLPYDRSGGFTVGGTGFEGEPLAGSFDYVVAINYNREPGTSPLDWTRPLGAGRGGGIWLHVDHGGPTHGCVSLAQRHMRELLLTLDPAQHPVVVMGDAASLAR from the coding sequence ATGTCTTTCTCCATCAACCGCACGGGCGGTGTCCGCCCGGGGACGGCCGCGGTGGTCCTGATCCTGTCCGTCGCCCTCACCGGATGCGGGAGCGGCACCGGATCCGCCGGCGGCGCGCGGACAGCGGCCGCCGACGCGCCCGCCGCCGCGTCCGGCACGACGCAGGCCCGGCCCTCCCGGCCCTCCGCGGGCAGCGGGGCGCCCGGCAGCGCCACCGCCGCGCGGCTGCCCGGCCTGGGCGCCCGCACGCTCGCCGCCGTCCCCCGCACGGCGCGGCAGGTCGTCCTGGTCACCGGCCGGGGCAGGAACTCCCCGGTGTCGGAGGCGACGTTGTACCGGCGTACGGACACGGGCTGGGAAGCCGGGGCCCAGTGGCCCGCCCACAACGCGCTCCGGGGCTGGACGGACGACCACCATTCCGGTGATCTCCGGTCCCCCATAGGCGTGTTCGCCCTCACCGACGCCGGGGGACGGCTGTCCGACCCCGGCAGCAGACTGCCGTACGACCGCTCGGGTGGCTTCACCGTCGGCGGCACCGGTTTCGAGGGCGAACCGCTCGCGGGCTCCTTCGACTACGTCGTCGCGATCAACTACAACCGCGAGCCCGGCACGTCACCGCTCGACTGGACCCGCCCGCTCGGCGCGGGCCGCGGCGGCGGGATCTGGCTGCACGTGGACCACGGCGGCCCGACGCACGGCTGCGTCAGCCTCGCCCAGCGGCACATGAGGGAACTCCTGCTCACGCTCGACCCCGCCCAGCACCCCGTCGTCGTCATGGGTGACGCCGCGTCCCTCGCCCGCTGA
- a CDS encoding glycosyltransferase family 2 protein, translating to MPTESWPVLLAVAVLVCTALAALPVGSRHKRAAPGRVLAIVSVRVDEGPGEGEGDGDGGRGGAGGGEGDGGGEGATARLYATVRSLTGQSRPVDAVHVVDDGSAAPVVPFEHPSVTWHRLPGVGRRAARATVVRRLRGNGRPFDYVLTVDAGSEVHKDAVWQMLRVLNDRRVQACTGTVLTRDRHAGLTARLTDLRLFVLCVLGRGLRSAVGAARPAPGGVSLYRMPVLSDHLEHYVSSGGTAGDDDRQLCGYARSRGRVVSVPRAYVTADAPGTLGETYRQQLRRAGAVRRLVPWELLALPASARTARLVELGAGALLPLLSLGLVAEVRRTGSAAPLLHALAGVGVFTLAEALLYAVLRPGLSRTERLTAPLLAPLHAAMMFFVVHPATYRSLVGTRHADAGVREVRATARGDSTESMAEDRADIRDTRDTRGASDASGPRGRSCPEGPSGPAGPVGSVGSVGSSGRTGPVGSSGPEGPSGGPGTPEGPRDTRSPGAPRSPEGPRGPEGPRTPRSPGVARPAPGPAKLLDPLTEQTLETPLRIRTAHPD from the coding sequence ATGCCGACTGAGTCGTGGCCCGTTCTGCTGGCGGTGGCCGTTCTGGTGTGCACGGCTCTCGCCGCCCTTCCGGTCGGCAGCAGACACAAACGCGCGGCACCGGGACGCGTGCTGGCGATCGTCTCCGTACGGGTCGACGAGGGTCCCGGCGAAGGCGAAGGCGACGGCGACGGCGGGCGCGGAGGGGCCGGTGGGGGCGAGGGCGACGGTGGAGGCGAAGGTGCCACCGCGCGGCTGTACGCGACCGTCCGCTCGCTGACCGGGCAGTCCAGGCCGGTCGACGCCGTCCATGTCGTCGACGACGGATCCGCGGCGCCCGTCGTCCCGTTCGAGCATCCCTCGGTCACCTGGCACCGGCTGCCCGGCGTCGGCAGACGCGCGGCCCGCGCCACGGTGGTGCGCCGACTGCGGGGCAACGGGCGGCCGTTCGACTACGTCCTCACCGTGGACGCGGGCTCCGAGGTGCACAAGGACGCGGTCTGGCAGATGCTGCGCGTCCTGAACGACCGCCGTGTCCAGGCCTGCACCGGAACCGTGCTCACCCGGGACCGGCACGCCGGCCTCACCGCCCGGCTGACGGACCTCAGGCTGTTCGTCCTGTGCGTGCTCGGGCGTGGACTGCGCTCCGCCGTGGGGGCCGCGCGCCCGGCCCCGGGGGGCGTCTCGCTCTACCGGATGCCCGTCCTGTCGGACCATCTGGAGCACTACGTGTCCTCGGGCGGCACCGCTGGCGACGACGACCGTCAACTCTGCGGCTACGCCCGCTCGCGCGGCCGGGTGGTCTCCGTGCCGCGCGCCTACGTCACCGCCGACGCGCCCGGCACCCTCGGCGAGACCTACAGGCAGCAGCTGCGCCGCGCGGGGGCGGTCCGGCGTCTGGTCCCCTGGGAGCTCCTCGCCCTGCCGGCGTCCGCCCGGACGGCCCGGCTGGTGGAGCTGGGCGCCGGGGCCCTGCTGCCGCTCCTGTCCCTCGGCCTCGTGGCGGAGGTCCGGCGCACCGGTTCCGCCGCCCCGCTGCTCCACGCCCTGGCGGGCGTCGGGGTGTTCACGCTGGCCGAAGCGCTGCTGTACGCGGTCCTGCGGCCCGGCCTGAGCCGTACGGAACGGCTGACGGCTCCCCTGCTGGCCCCGCTGCACGCGGCGATGATGTTCTTCGTGGTCCACCCGGCCACGTACCGGTCCCTCGTCGGGACCCGGCACGCGGACGCAGGCGTCCGCGAGGTCCGCGCCACCGCCCGGGGGGACTCCACCGAGTCCATGGCCGAGGACCGTGCGGACATTCGAGACACGCGGGACACGCGGGGTGCGTCGGATGCGTCGGGTCCGCGGGGACGGTCGTGCCCGGAGGGACCGTCCGGTCCGGCGGGGCCGGTGGGGTCGGTGGGGTCGGTGGGGTCGTCGGGTCGGACAGGTCCGGTGGGGTCGTCGGGTCCGGAGGGTCCGTCGGGCGGCCCGGGCACCCCGGAAGGGCCGAGGGACACGCGGTCCCCGGGCGCTCCGCGGAGCCCCGAAGGTCCACGCGGCCCCGAAGGTCCCCGGACACCGCGGAGCCCCGGTGTCGCGCGGCCCGCGCCGGGGCCGGCCAAACTCCTCGATCCCCTCACCGAACAGACCCTCGAAACGCCCTTGAGGATCCGTACCGCACACCCCGACTGA
- the modA gene encoding molybdate ABC transporter substrate-binding protein, with product MTRSARRNRRTGRMLQAAGVGAAALLALSACSSDSDGSTKSDSSAKSSSSPKSDKLSGTVTVFAAASLKESFTTLGRDFETAHPGTKVTFNFGGSDTLAASITGGAPADVFAAASPKTMAIVTDKNDAVGTPATFVRNQLEIATLPGNPDKVASLKDLTKSGLKVVLCDKTVPCGAAAQKALDASSLKLTPVSYEQDVKSALTKVELKEADAAVVYKTDVNAAGDKVEGVEFPESAKAVNDYPIALLKDAPNAAAAKEFIALVQSPEGQKVLTTAGFLQP from the coding sequence ATGACCCGATCCGCGCGCCGAAACCGCCGCACCGGCCGGATGCTGCAGGCGGCCGGTGTCGGCGCCGCCGCGCTGCTGGCCCTGAGCGCCTGCTCCTCCGACTCGGACGGCTCCACGAAGTCCGACAGCTCCGCGAAGTCCAGCTCCTCCCCGAAGTCCGACAAGCTGTCGGGCACGGTGACGGTGTTCGCCGCCGCCTCGCTCAAGGAGAGCTTCACGACCCTGGGCAGGGACTTCGAGACGGCCCACCCGGGCACGAAGGTGACCTTCAACTTCGGCGGCAGCGACACGCTCGCGGCCAGCATCACCGGAGGTGCCCCGGCCGACGTGTTCGCCGCCGCGAGCCCCAAGACGATGGCGATCGTGACGGACAAGAACGACGCGGTCGGCACTCCGGCCACCTTCGTGCGCAACCAGCTGGAGATCGCGACCCTGCCCGGCAACCCCGACAAGGTCGCCTCCCTCAAGGACCTCACCAAGTCCGGTCTGAAGGTGGTGCTGTGCGACAAGACGGTGCCGTGCGGCGCCGCCGCGCAGAAGGCGCTGGACGCCAGCAGTCTCAAGCTCACGCCGGTCTCCTACGAGCAGGACGTCAAGAGCGCCCTGACGAAGGTGGAGCTGAAGGAGGCCGACGCGGCGGTCGTCTACAAGACCGATGTGAACGCCGCGGGTGACAAGGTGGAGGGCGTGGAGTTCCCCGAGTCGGCCAAGGCCGTCAACGACTACCCGATCGCCCTGCTCAAGGACGCGCCCAACGCGGCCGCGGCCAAGGAGTTCATCGCGCTCGTGCAGTCCCCCGAGGGCCAGAAGGTACTGACCACGGCCGGATTCCTGCAGCCGTGA